A window from Zingiber officinale cultivar Zhangliang chromosome 7A, Zo_v1.1, whole genome shotgun sequence encodes these proteins:
- the LOC121999175 gene encoding uncharacterized protein LOC121999175: MGRPTADGGRCKRHPKHRQSVGVCPFCLREKLYQHLSTSSSAAAGLSSSCSSSLYSDDDDGSDDVSSSASSPPRLHEMKRARVVTGRLTKSRSLMFAVRGRRRKEEEEKKKDKELKVTKERFWSKLFGASSKKKKKQDQGGGSLLHSLTFKEKPSVKWI, encoded by the coding sequence ATGGGGAGGCCGACGGCGGACGGAGGCCGGTGCAAGAGGCACCCGAAGCACCGGCAGTCGGTCGGGGTTTGTCCCTTCTGCCTCAGGGAGAAGCTCTATCAGCACCTCTCGACCTCTTCCTCCGCTGCTGCGGGTCTTTCTTCGTCGTGCTCTTCGTCGCTGTACTCGGACGATGACGACGGCTCCGATGACGTCTCTTCTTCGGCTTCCTCGCCGCCACGACTCCATGAAATGAAGCGGGCTAGGGTGGTTACTGGTCGGCTGACGAAGAGTCGGTCGTTGATGTTCGCCGTCAGAGGCCGTCGtcggaaggaagaggaggagaagaagaaagacaaGGAGTTGAAGGTGACGAAAGAGAGGTTTTGGAGTAAGCTATTTGGTGCTTcgagtaagaagaagaagaaacaggatcAAGGTGGTGGTAGTTTGCTGCATTCTCTGACCTTCAAAGAAAAGCCTTCAGTAAAATGGATCTAA